The window GGAAGACGCCTTCCTGATGTTCAACAATCTCGGCGGGTCAGAACTGGACCTCTATGTCGGGCAATTTCAAGTCTCCGATCCGCTGTTCAAGCGCGAGTTGCGGTTGCCGTTGGAAGACTACCAGGTCTATCGCATGACGCCGGCGGGTTCTGATCTTGGACTGAGCTACGACCGCGGTATTATGGCGACCTACGGTTTGGAGTCGGGCACCGATTTTGTCGTGGAGGCGGTCAACGGCAACGGCATCGGCGGCGCCAACAGCGAACGACTGTACGACAGCGACAAGTACAAGGCGGTCATGGGACGGGTATCGCAGGATTTGCCGCAGTTGGTTCGGTTGGGTGGATTCATCTTCTACGGCAAAGAACAGCTAACGCCCGCGACCGTCAATGCGGTGACAATGGGCGGACCCGATCTGACTCTGACGACGGATCAGTTGACGCTGAATCTGCAATACGTGGAACGCCGCGATAAGCACGAAACCGGCAATTTTGAATCGACGCTCAAGTCGCGGGGAGCGTTTGCCGAGGCGATCTATTGGCCGGAAGGAGATCGCAGCCGTTGGTATCTGACGGGATTGTTCAACTGGACGGAGTCGGACGATAATTCCGAGGACTACCGGACGGCCACCGGTCACGTTGGTTACCTATTGCGGACCAACTTCCGCCTGGTCGGAGAACTGCGTTACGATCTCGATGCCGAAGAAACGCGATTTACGCTGGGGTTTGTCTCGGCATTTTGAGGCGGGCAACTACGCAGCCTGAAGGGGCGGTGGCAACACCGCCCTTAGGGCGCATACACTAATTTCTCCGGGGCCGTAAACGATTTTCCGCCGGAATAGACGCTGTTGTCAAGGATAAAGGGTGCCTCGAAAGCGCCCGGGGCGACGCCGCTGATGGTCACGCGGAAGAGCGGACCGAAATCGCCAAATTGCAGTGGGGTATCAGCCGCAATCGTGAAATAGCCGAGTGAATCACGTCCATTGAGGCGCCAGTCGCCGCAGAGGCCGCCGTCGGCCTTGGGGATCAAGGTCGTGACGATCGCATTGGGGGTCGCGACCTTGAAGCGCAGCTTGTAGATGTTTCGGGGCACATGCTGGGCGCGGACGACCCAGGCGAGTTGGTTGTTGGCACGCGCCGGAGCATCAAAGGTCAGCACGCCGATGCGGTCATCACCGAAGACGCTGCCCAGGTCCAGGGTTCGCTCGAAGTTTCCCGTCAGGCCTTCGTTAGCGAACTGGACTTTCACGGCGTAGCTGCCGCTGCGCCGCAGCGTGATGTAGCTCAACTGGTAGTGGCCGCCCAGGTCCGTCTTAACCTGCTCGAGTTTGTCGCGGAAGGCCTGGAAGTCGGAGGCCGGGTAATATTCTCCGCTCGACTGATCGGCGATTTGGATGAGGCGGGCCTCATTCACGACACTGCCGGTTCCGATGATGAAGACGTTGGTCTGCTTCTGTTGGGCAAGCTGGAGAATCTCCTCCGGCGTATGAATCGACGAGGTCTCGCGGCCATCGGTAATGACGATCAGGGTCCGCTGCTTGGATTCCGCCGGGGTAGCGGGAAAGCGGTTGATGGCCGCATAGATGGCATCCCAGATGCTGGAGGAACCGTGGTCGAGCGGGCGGTTGACGAACGCATTCAACGCCGTCTCCAGGAGAGTTTTGTCGGAGGAGAAGTCGGCGATGACCGAGGCCTCGGTATTGCGATCGTGATATTCCATGATCGCCATGCGGTGCGTCTCCGCCAATCCGGAAATGATTTCGCGCGCCCAGTCGGCTTCCAGGTCAATCGCCGTCAGATCGCCGTCGCGCCAACTCGCCATGCTGTTGGTGAAGTCGAGCAGCAGCATCAAGTCAAGTTCGAGGCTGGCGGCAGGATGAACGAAGCGGGAGGTTTCGGTATAGTCAATTTCCTCGCCGTTTTCAAAGATGCGGAAAGCCTGCGCGATGGCATCGCCGGGAAGTACAACGGCATGGTTGTCCGCCGTCGTAATGCGAAAAGTAAACTGTACCTGTGACGGCGGCCGCAGAAAGACTTCGATGTCCTTGAACACCGCGCTGGTCGACGGCGGCGTCGGCGTGATGATTCTGCGATCGCCCGAATTCTCAGTGCAAGAGAGGACAAGCCCGAGAAGCAAAAGAAGTAAAGCAACGAATCCGTAAGTTCGGCACGAGATTGACATAATCTCCACCTCCTGTTGAATTTATACACTAAATCAGGCGGGGCGTGAATTCAACAAGAACTCTCACGGGTTCCGGTGCGGGCGTAGCCGTAGCCGATATAGTGCTGCGTCTTAGGAGTCAGGGGCGAGAGCATAAGGTCGATCGGATGGAGGAGGCGTCGATGAAACTCCGTGCGTCCCCAATTGGCGAGAACGCCAAAAGTCTCGAAGTGCGTTACTTCAAATGCGGCAAAGTGTTCTTTCATGCTCTGTGGCGTCAGGTAGTTCCAATCGGCGGCCCAACTGGTAAAGCGCCGGCGCAGGAACATCTGCATGCGTCCGGCCGCGAGGTTTTCAGCGAACAGGAGAACGCCGCCGGGCTTGAGCACGCGGTGCATCTCCGCGATTGCCGCCGCAATCAGCTGTGTGTTGCCGCCGCGGCCAACCGCCCCGAGAACCGACTTGAAGGCCACGACATCAAAGGAGGCGTCGGCAAATGACATTGCTGTGACATTGGCGGCGGTGTACTCGATCCGCGAGGCGACGCCGGCGGCCTGATGGATCGGCCGGGCGAACTCGGCGGGGTTGTCAACATCGCTGCAGACGACATGATATCCTTTGTGCGCCAGATAAAGCGCGATTCCGCCGCGCCGCGAGCCAACTTCGAGGGCAGTCGCGCCGTCGGGAGCGGTTGACGGCAGGATGGACTCCCAAAGGCGGAGCGCCCGACTCCAGTTATCCACATCCCACTCGAAGATCAGGCGCCTGAGGTGTCGATCGAACATGACGGCAGAAGATGCAAAAATTCAGCGCAAGATACAGCAAGTTAATGGTACTAACCATTCCGAGCGGCGGAGATTTGTGAAAATTATCACGTTGAAGTTGGATGATGGGAACCACAAAGACCAAGTTCGCGTTGATCGCCATGAGCAAAGGTAAACTATTCTTGAAATGGCGAAATCAGGATCGTATAATACTGCGGGTAAGGCGAGTTGAGCTGTAAGTGCAGTGGTATCTTCTACAAGACTGTGATGGATCTGCGAACGCCGCACCCCCAAAAACTTGAACAAAAGAGTAAGGACAAGCGATGAAGTTCAATCGTCTGCATCCCTGGACTGAGGATGTGAAAGAGGCGGAACGGCTGCAGGAGAAATACGCCTCGATGGTGATCACCAAGCCGGAGAAAACATCTTTCCGATTGGTTGGCGGCGTGGACGTGGCGTATTCGAAGCGCGACAACACGGCGTTTGCAACCATCACTGTGATGAAGGTGCCGGAGATGGAGCTACTGGAGAAAGTGCGGGCGCAGTCCGAAGTGACCTTCCCGTTCGTGCCCGGGCTCTTCTTCTTCCGCGAAGGGCCCGTGATTACCAAGGCGCTGAGTCGGCTGAAATTCGTGCCGGACGTGTTTATCTTCGACGGGCACGGTATCGATCATCCGCGCGGCATCGGGATGGCGTCCCACATGGGTGTGATGCTGGAGATGCCAACGATTGGCTGCGCCAAGAAGCTGCTCGTCGGCAAGGTCGATCCCCTCGGCAACTCGGTCGGCGATACCGCGCCGATCTACTTTGGCAACGCCGAGGTCGGGCGCGCCGTGCGGTCGCGCGAAAATGTCAAGCCGCTATACGTTTCGCCGGGCCACAAGATGGACGTCGAGACCTCGGTCAAAACCGTGATTGACTTGCTGCGTGGCTACCGGTTGCCGGAGCCGTTGCGGTTGGCGCACATCATGGTCAACAAGCAGCGCCGCAACTACGATATGAATCTGACCAGCGGCGGCGGTTTCCAGCCACGGCAGCCGCAATTCCAGGGACATAATCGCCAAGACGATGAGGACGACGAAGAGTAGACGAATCGTTTAGAGACGCGAAGACTTCTGCGGGCAGCTTGAGACATCAGGCTGCCCGCCGTCTTTATTGCCGACGACTTGACGACGAGCTACGGCGATAAGATCGGCTGGAGGATCCGCTGCAGGTCGCGGCGCAGGGTGTCATCGCGGCCAACGAGCAGGGTCGTTCGCGCCATGGTCCGGTAGACCTGAGATCGGGTGATCTTGACCTTGGCGTTTGGCTCAAGGAGGCGTGGATTGTTCCAGGCCAGCGCCAAAGTTCGGGCTGCGAAGAAGAGGGACCAGAGATTGAAGAGCCGCAGGCGGCGGCGACGGCGAGGCAGAAGCAGCGTATACTCGAGTGCGGACTCCAAGTACGTTGCCGTCTTGCGGGTCAGGTCATTGACTACCGCGAGCGACGCCGATCGGTCGGTGCCGGCCAAGAACGCCTCGGGGGTGAGGCTACGGCGCTTCAGCAATTCGAGGGGGATGTAGCACCAGCCGCGGTTGGCATCGCCACGGCAATCCTTGATGATATTGGTGATCTGCAGACCGCGAGCAAAGGCTTGATCGAGTTGGGTCATCCGGTCACGCGCAACGGCGTCGATGTCCGGAGCATAGCGGCAGAACAGTTCCGTCAGCATGCGTCCGACCGTGCCGGCGACGAAATAGCAGTACTGATTCAGATCGTCCTCCGTCTGCAGAATACGAAGACTGCTGCCGGCGTGGCCGGGCAGTTCCAGAGTTTGCTTCATGCCGGCAGCCATGGCGCAAACACAGCGCGCCACACTCGACTTGACGTCGGGAGGGAGTTCGGCAAAGGCGGCAAAGACAAGATCGGTGCCCATGATGAGGCGAAATTCGTCGGCGGTTTCCGCGGCTTGATGCCAACGGCCGATCCAGGCGGCGATGGTGGCCGGCGCGGGCTGATCAGACGCGAAGAGAGTGGCGTACTCGTCCAGCAGCGCCAACTGCTCGGTCAGCGGCAGACCGGGAGCGTCCTCCACCGTATCAACGATGCGGCAGAACAGATAAGCGCACAAGACGGCGCGATGCAGCTCGCCATCGAGGACTCCGATATTGATGGCAAAGGTTCGCGACACGCGTGGAAGCATGGCCCGGCAAAAAGCAAACGGATCCTGGGAGTTGGAAGTCATCTGAGATTGCTTCATAACTGCGGCCGCAACATACGGGGAATCAAGCGGCAGGAGAAGCGGAAAAGCACCTTGCCAGCCGATCGGTGCTTGACAGGCCGCAGCTTGCTGTTCACATTAGCCTCAAGAAAGCGAGAACACCGCGAGTGACGACCAAAATTTTCGATTCCATCAAGCAGCTTCTTGCCGACAACGCGATTGCCTTTCGGACCGTGCATCACGAGCCGACGACGACCTCCGAAGAGTCGGCGCGAGCGCGCGGCGAGGATGTGCGCATCGGCGGGAAGGCGATATTGATGAAGGTGGAGGAGGTGTATCGGCTGTTTGTTCTGAGCGCGGCGCGCAAGATTGACTCGGACGCAGTCAAGCGGCATTTCGGCGCCAAGCGCCTGCGTTTCGCCTCGGCCGAAGAGCTCCTTGACTATACCGGGCTGGTACCGGGGTCGGTGCCGCCGTTTGGATTCCCGATTCTGCCGTTCGAGGTGTATATCGACAAGTCAATTCTGCTGAACGACCGCATCGCCTTTAATGCCGGTTCTCTCACGGATTCGATCATCCTCAGCGTGCCTGACTACCTGAAGGTGGTCGAGGGCACAATCCTTGAATTTTCTCAGCAGCCATAATTCAGCGCAGAAAAGAGAGAGGGCGCATCCGGGATGCGCCCTCGACGATTAGCAGCAACGTCGCCGCCGGTTTACGGGCAAGACGAGCACGGGGCCGGCCCGCCGGCGAAGATGAAGTTGATTAGGTAGACGGCATCTGAGATCGAGACTGCACCGCTGCAGTCGGCATCGCCGGCGATCAGCGGATTGGGCGCCGGTCCACCGGCAAAGATGTAATTAATCAAGTACACGGCGTCGGAAATCGAAATCGCCAGACTGCCGTCGGCATCGCCGCAGAGGTAGGGCGGATTCGTGATGGTGATGTCGAACGACACGGTGTCGGCCGTGGGTGGCACGGAGGAGTCGGTCACCAGCAGCGTGAAGTAGAACGTGGCGTTGTAGAACGGCGTCCCGGTGATCGTTCCCGCCGCGCCGCCGTTGAAGTCACAGCCAAAGGGCAGGTCACCGCCGAACATCTGCCAGGTGTACGGGGGCGTGCCGCCGACGGCCTGGAATTGGAAGAAGTAGGGGATGCTCTTGAAACCATCGGGCGGGTTGTTATTCCAGCCGTGAACCACGCCGTCGCAATGGTCGCCGACGCCGTCGCCGTTCTCGTCATCCTGCCCGGGATTGGCGATACTCGGACAGTTGTCGCAGGCGTCACCGACGGTATCGGTGTCGGTATCGGTTTGCAGGGCGTTGGCCGTATCCGGGCAGTTGTCGGTCGGGCAGGTATTCAGCGCGTAGCCGGGATTGCCGTAGCCGTCAGCGTCAGTATCCGTGCAGTTGTCGCAGACGTTGCCGATTGCATCTGCATCATCATCAGCCTGGTTGCGATTTGGCGTCGTGGGGCAATTGTCGCAGGCATCGCCGACCGTGTCGGCATCAACATCCGTCTGCGACGGGTTGGCAACCAGCGGGCAATTGTCGCTGGCGTTGACGAGGCCATCACCATCCACATCGAGCACGCGGTAGTTAATCAAGTACGACGTACTCCAGCAGCGCATGCGGGCAAATTGCTGATTCGTGAAGAGTTCTTCGGTGCAGCCCGAATATCCCATGTAGTTTTCATACTGCGTTCTTCCCCACGGTTGACCGTTGCAGGCGTCGTTGCCGCCCGGGGGGTTGCAGTTGAAGTTGAGCGGCGTCGGCGGAGTGTCGGAGCAGAGATCGCCGCGCACGTCGCTGGGACTGCCGGCAAATTCGTAGCAGGCGCCGCAGGCGGTGGTTTCATCGACGCCGCGGAACGTGTGGTACAAACCGAGCGTATGACCCATCTCATGCGTGGTGTAGCCGTTGTCGGCGCCGAAGCCGTCGCTGTGCATCACAACGCCGTAACGTACGGTCCCGGCATTGCCCCATGGCAAGTAGGCATAGCCCAGCGTGATCTGTCCCGGCGTGGTCTGCTCGATGTCGGTGACATAAATATTGATTTTGGTGGTATAGGAATCGTTGTAAACCGATTTCATCGGTGTGTCTTCCGAGCTCGACAAGATGCGGTAGACCGTAGAATTGTGGGTCTGGATTCCGTCAAGCAGAAACTGGATGCCGGCCGGAGCGTAGTCCGCATTGAGGCGATTAAAGACCTGCGTGCATTCAAAGGCGGTGGTTGACGGGTCAGAGCCGTCGTCATTGCAGAAGATGTGGAATACCACGCGCATGTAATAGACTTCCTGATTCGGAGTCGGCAGGTAGTTGTTACGGGTCGCCGCGACATCACAAGCGCCATTGATAGAGCAGTCGAAAGCCGGCGCTTTATTGGGGTCGCCACCCTGCAGCGCCTGTTCGACGAACGAAGCGCCACACCAGCCGACCTGATGTTTGCGAATGATCTCCTTGATCTGATCGGGGTTCTGGCGGATTTCATCCAGGATTGCATTGGCGTCGACCTCTGCCTGCAGACTCGGTGTCAGCAGCATCAGGCCAACACAGAAGGCAAGACCGGCGAACAGACAACGACGGAATCGGGCTTTGGCTTTCCTCAGCATCTTCCAACTCACTTTCTCACACGTTGTGCTCGGTAATGGGTAAGTCCCAGTTCTAAAATTATCGACAAATTCGGCTGCCGACCCGCGGGCCGGCAGGAAATTCCCAAGTCA is drawn from Candidatus Zixiibacteriota bacterium and contains these coding sequences:
- a CDS encoding VWA domain-containing protein yields the protein MSISCRTYGFVALLLLLLGLVLSCTENSGDRRIITPTPPSTSAVFKDIEVFLRPPSQVQFTFRITTADNHAVVLPGDAIAQAFRIFENGEEIDYTETSRFVHPAASLELDLMLLLDFTNSMASWRDGDLTAIDLEADWAREIISGLAETHRMAIMEYHDRNTEASVIADFSSDKTLLETALNAFVNRPLDHGSSSIWDAIYAAINRFPATPAESKQRTLIVITDGRETSSIHTPEEILQLAQQKQTNVFIIGTGSVVNEARLIQIADQSSGEYYPASDFQAFRDKLEQVKTDLGGHYQLSYITLRRSGSYAVKVQFANEGLTGNFERTLDLGSVFGDDRIGVLTFDAPARANNQLAWVVRAQHVPRNIYKLRFKVATPNAIVTTLIPKADGGLCGDWRLNGRDSLGYFTIAADTPLQFGDFGPLFRVTISGVAPGAFEAPFILDNSVYSGGKSFTAPEKLVYAP
- a CDS encoding squalene/phytoene synthase family protein — protein: MKQSQMTSNSQDPFAFCRAMLPRVSRTFAINIGVLDGELHRAVLCAYLFCRIVDTVEDAPGLPLTEQLALLDEYATLFASDQPAPATIAAWIGRWHQAAETADEFRLIMGTDLVFAAFAELPPDVKSSVARCVCAMAAGMKQTLELPGHAGSSLRILQTEDDLNQYCYFVAGTVGRMLTELFCRYAPDIDAVARDRMTQLDQAFARGLQITNIIKDCRGDANRGWCYIPLELLKRRSLTPEAFLAGTDRSASLAVVNDLTRKTATYLESALEYTLLLPRRRRRLRLFNLWSLFFAARTLALAWNNPRLLEPNAKVKITRSQVYRTMARTTLLVGRDDTLRRDLQRILQPILSP
- a CDS encoding thrombospondin type 3 repeat-containing protein codes for the protein MLRKAKARFRRCLFAGLAFCVGLMLLTPSLQAEVDANAILDEIRQNPDQIKEIIRKHQVGWCGASFVEQALQGGDPNKAPAFDCSINGACDVAATRNNYLPTPNQEVYYMRVVFHIFCNDDGSDPSTTAFECTQVFNRLNADYAPAGIQFLLDGIQTHNSTVYRILSSSEDTPMKSVYNDSYTTKINIYVTDIEQTTPGQITLGYAYLPWGNAGTVRYGVVMHSDGFGADNGYTTHEMGHTLGLYHTFRGVDETTACGACYEFAGSPSDVRGDLCSDTPPTPLNFNCNPPGGNDACNGQPWGRTQYENYMGYSGCTEELFTNQQFARMRCWSTSYLINYRVLDVDGDGLVNASDNCPLVANPSQTDVDADTVGDACDNCPTTPNRNQADDDADAIGNVCDNCTDTDADGYGNPGYALNTCPTDNCPDTANALQTDTDTDTVGDACDNCPSIANPGQDDENGDGVGDHCDGVVHGWNNNPPDGFKSIPYFFQFQAVGGTPPYTWQMFGGDLPFGCDFNGGAAGTITGTPFYNATFYFTLLVTDSSVPPTADTVSFDITITNPPYLCGDADGSLAISISDAVYLINYIFAGGPAPNPLIAGDADCSGAVSISDAVYLINFIFAGGPAPCSSCP
- a CDS encoding endonuclease V produces the protein MKFNRLHPWTEDVKEAERLQEKYASMVITKPEKTSFRLVGGVDVAYSKRDNTAFATITVMKVPEMELLEKVRAQSEVTFPFVPGLFFFREGPVITKALSRLKFVPDVFIFDGHGIDHPRGIGMASHMGVMLEMPTIGCAKKLLVGKVDPLGNSVGDTAPIYFGNAEVGRAVRSRENVKPLYVSPGHKMDVETSVKTVIDLLRGYRLPEPLRLAHIMVNKQRRNYDMNLTSGGGFQPRQPQFQGHNRQDDEDDEE
- a CDS encoding class I SAM-dependent methyltransferase, with amino-acid sequence MFDRHLRRLIFEWDVDNWSRALRLWESILPSTAPDGATALEVGSRRGGIALYLAHKGYHVVCSDVDNPAEFARPIHQAAGVASRIEYTAANVTAMSFADASFDVVAFKSVLGAVGRGGNTQLIAAAIAEMHRVLKPGGVLLFAENLAAGRMQMFLRRRFTSWAADWNYLTPQSMKEHFAAFEVTHFETFGVLANWGRTEFHRRLLHPIDLMLSPLTPKTQHYIGYGYARTGTRESSC